TGCCGCCAGAACTACCCCAGGCTCATGCCATTTTGAACCCAAAACTCTTGCCCGCAACTTCACCTTATCGGGGATTAGCTGGGGTGGGGGTAGCCTATGTCCTAGCACTGGAACTGGCGAAAAAGTTACAGAAAAAGCGTCAATTAGAAGTGCCACTGTTGGAACTCTTTACCTTGGGCACGATCGCCGATCTGGCGCCGTTGACAGGGGTTAACCGTTGCTGGGTAAAACAGGGTCTGAAGTTACTGCCCAATTCGCAGCTAGTGGGCATTCAAGCCTTGATTAATCAATCCGGTATTCACATTAACACAAATGGGTCAGAGCACGATTATCTGAATGGCAATGATCAGGGGGATACCGTTAATAATAATCGTCGTGCAAATCCCCATCCTCATCAAAACTCGGCTTCCCTTAAACCAGAGGATATTGGCTTTCGCTTGGGTCCCCGCATCAATGCTGTGGGGCGGATTGGGGAGCCGCCGATCGTGATTGAATTACTCACAACTGATGATCCAGAAATTGCCGCAGCGCGGGCGGCTGAATGTGAAGCCATTAACCAGCGACGGAAGGATCTTTGTGCTCAATATGAAGCCGAAGCGATTGCGTGGGTAGAAACCCAGGATTTAGGACGTCTTTATCAACAGGAACGGGTACTGGTGGTTGTTCGACCGGGCTGGCATCATGGGGTGATTGGGATTGTGGCTTCCCGCCTAGTAGAGCGTTATGGGGTGCCCGTATTTATTGGCACCTACGAGGGTGAGAATGACGAAATGGTGCGGGGGTCAGCTCGTAGTATTCCTGAATTTCATGTGTTTGAAGCCTTAGAATTTTGCAAAGATCTCACGGAAAAGCACGGGGGGCATCAAGCAGCCGGTGGATTTAGTCTGAAGGCGAGTCATTTACCCGCTTTTCGCCAGCGATTACAAACTTTCGCCTGTCAATGCTTACAACCAGAACACCTGAAGCCCCTAATTGCGATCGATGCCCAGGCAAATTTTGCCGACTTGACGGTTGACTTGGCCACACAAATTGATCGGTTACATCCCTGTGGTATCGATAATCCTGAACCCCTCTTTTGGACACCGAATGTTCAGGTCCTAGAGCAACGTTTAGTGGGACAAGGCCAGAATCATCTCCAACTGACCCTAGCTCAAGTGGCAACCGACACAACCACTCCCGATAGGCAGTTACCGGGCTTAGTACCGCTCAAGGCGATCGCCTGGCGCTGGGGGGACTTTTTCCCCTTGCCTAAGCAGGTGGATATTGCCTATCGTATCGGCTTAAATTATTGGAATAACCAAACAACAGTAAAATTGGAATTAATTGGGGTACGCTTGCCTAACTCTGTGCCCAAAACCACCAGTACCTCAATGCATAGCCCCGCGAATCCCCTACTCTCGATGTCAACGGATACCCCGACAGATGCACCAGTTGATTTCTACTACCGCGATCGTCACTATCGTTGTCGGATTATAAAGCAAGATACGGGCCAAGAATTGCGAATTCGTAATCAGCAAGGTCATGTTCTAAGTATTATCAAAGGGCAAAAGATTGGGTATTTAACCACCAGCAGTCACGATTGTCAAGAAGTTGATGTCTCACAACCCTTTTTCTTTCACCTGATTAAGGCTGCAAAACAAGCCTTACAAATGAAAAATCGTCTCTAGATCTTCGGGAAAGTACAGCCTCTACCTAATTTCTAATTTACTTAGTACACAGGCTCTTCTGGGATTTTGGGGTAAACAGTATCAGCAACTACAAATAAACGATCGGAAACGTTGAGTTTATGGTGGGGGCGCTACGCGCCCCCACCATAAACTCAGGAGAGCCAGTACACAGTTAAGGCTTGGATCTCGATCCGACCGATAGCCCTCATCTCCCAACCCCTTCTCCCAAGTGGGGAAAAGGAAACCCTCACCCTATAGTCATTGCAATTTAGGCTGAAACAGCCCCCTTACCCCCAACCCCTCTCCCACAGGGGGAGAGGGGCTTAGACATCTCTTTCTAATCTGAAATCACTATAAAGTCCCTTCGCCCCTGGTGGGAGAAGGGATTTAGGGATGAGGGGAAAAGATTGGTCAGTCCACCAGAGTGGGAGTGCTTAATGCCTCTACCATAAACTCAGCATTTGCGATCGTTTATTTGTAGCTGCTGATACTGCTTACCCCAAAATCCCAGAAGAACCAAGATTGTCAAGAATCCGGGACTTGTCGGAAGGGGAGATCCCGATTGATTGCGTCAATTTCCTGTTGCTCCATCCCATTAATTTCATGAATATAGGCTTTGAGAATTTGCTGCATCCGATTGTGATAAAAGCGATGCAAACTGTAGTTGGGAGTTGCCAGGAAACCACGGCGTTTTTTATGCTGGCCTCCTGCACCAGGATCAAAAAGCTGAATACCGTTGCTAATCGCCCAATCAATGGGTGTGTAGTAACAGGCGTCAAAATGCAGACAATCAATTTCCCGATCGCTCCCCCAATACCGACCATACAAGCGATCGCCCTTGGTAATACAAAAAGACATCCCAATGACATGATGTGGATCAGTCTCTTCTGAGGCTACAACCAGTAAGACGCGATCGCGGTAATTGGGATAGAGTTGTTCAAAAAAATGACGCGTGAGATATTTACTCCCCCACATAAACTTGTCACAAGTATTGCTATAGAAATGATAAATTTTTGGGAAAAGGGCATGGGAGATTTGCTCACCTAGCAGCGTTTTTATTTGAAGTCCTGCTTGTGCAACTGCTTTGCGTTCGCGTTTGATATTACGACGTTGATTAGCATTGAAACTATGTAAATAGTCATCAAAAGTTTCATAGCCCTGATTCTGCCAGATATAACTATAATGTAACCAGGGTAAACAACCGGCTTGTTCAGCGAAGGGTTGCCAGTCCGGATCGACGAATAAAAAATTACAACTACTGATCTGGTTGCGATCGCAAAAATGATCAATCTCGTTCAACATCAGGGCTGTTAATTCAGCTTCATCCTCACTTGGAGCGATTAAGAACCGATAGCCGATCGCCGGGGTGAAGGGGGTCATCCCTAAAAGTTTGGGATAGTATTGAATACCTAAGCGATAGGCCAGATCGGCCCACTGGTGATCAAAGACGAATTCCCCATAACTATGGCCCTTAAGGTACAGAGGCGCGGCGGCGACCAGGGTGCGATCGCGCCAAACAGTTAGATGGTTGGGTAACCAACCTGTCCGCGCCGTGGCACTACCAGAAGTTTCGAGATTATTCAACCATTGCCACTCCAGAAATGGGGTTGGAAGGGGTATGGCTAGGGCATCCCAAGCAGATTGAGGGATCTCAGCCATCCGGTTAACCCAGGTAAAACGATAGTCAGGATGGGGAGGTTTACGCAGCATAGTTTCTGCCAAACTGAATTGCAGAGTCTCTGCCGATGGCCGAATGCCACCAGGGCAAGTTCAATTGTTAAGCTGACCTCACTGTCAGTTCGCAAGCAACAACATAGGTGCATTAGAAACAGAGGAGGTGCAAACAGAGCGAGGGACGTTGGGCATGGCCGGCCTAACCACAGCGGTGGTCATAATACGAGAGCATGTCAACGAATCGGATTATGGACCGTTACTAATTTGGTCCCATCGGGGAAGGTCGCTTCCACCTGCACTTCAGGCAGCATTTCCGCAATCCCATCCATGACGTCATCCTTGGTCAGGAGGGTGGTGCCATAGCTCATCAGTTCGGCGACCGATCGCCCCTCCCGTGCCCCTTCCAGGATTGCTGCCGATAGGTAGGCCACTGCCTCTGGATAGTTCAGCTTCAACCCGCGCGCTTTCCGCCGCTCCGCCAGCAGGCCAGCGGTAAAAATGAGTAATTTATCCTTTTCCTGGGGAGTTAGTTGCATCTGGATGTCTCCTGTTTACTGCTGCGGTACAGTCTACAAGGGAAGTGAGGCTAACAACGCTTGCCTTCCGGATTGTGTCGGATCACCTTGATGGGATCAAGTCAAGCATGACCTATCCCCCTGCCAACTTCAGTTGCGCTTAGCCGATATGGATTAACCAAATACCCAATGATTCGATAGGAGCCGGGAGCATTTCCCCCCGCAGATCTAGTAATTGCACCAGCACCAGATACACGATCGCCAGCCCCACGGAAATCACCCCCGTCACGATCGCCACCACCTTTTCACGCCCCATCACGGTTACCCCTCAGCCTCTAACGTCAGACCAGTGTTTGTAAAGATTTGCAACTAATTATAGGATGCAAGTAGGGACATTGCTGGCACACTGGACGGAGTATCCTCTGGCGATATGATAACGACCCCCCTGGCTTCGACTTTGTTGTTAACCCTACTGATGGCGATCGGCCTGTTTTTTTTCATCCGGGCCTCGGTCAAGGATCGCACGGAATCTGAAACCTTGCTATCGACCCAACCAGAAGACGCCCTCCTTACCCAACTAGAGCAGTATTTCACGACACGGGCCTATCGTATTGTTCAACTAGACCCAGCAAAAAAGCAGGTCACCTTCAGCGGTGTCGTTGCCCCTAGCCTGGGGTTGGCAATCTTTTTGTCCTTGTTGGCGGCGATCGGGTTGCTTTGTCTGGCCCTAGTGATGTCGATGGCGCTGCCCCAAGTCGGTTCGCTGTGGTGGAGCTTAGTCCTATTGGCCCCGATCGCAGGCCAGTTCTATTGGCAAAAGGCCAAACGTTCAGAGCAGGTGCAGGTTCGGATAGAATCCTTAACCGCGCTCCCGACAGGTCAGCAAAGTGCAGTCACGATCGTGGCTCACCGGGACGAACTCATCACCCTCCGCAACACCTTACCTCTGCAACCCCATGCCAATTAATTCTGAACTCTCAATCCTGGGATCTCAAGCAGAGTAGAAGACAACAATAAACAAAGGGAGGCATCGTGTGATCCCTCCCCGTGGTTTTGATTATTCTTGAGTTTTTGGCGCAGGTGTTGCATTTGCTTGCGGTGCTGACGTTGGCGGGCCGAGCCACCACGCCCTTTGTGGTTACGCCCTTCCTGCCGGGGCGACTCCCACCGCTTCAATTGTCGAGCCATAAATTGTCCTCGTTAATCTGGCTTCTACGGTAATTGGTGTAACGGTCCCAGTGTTCAGACAGATCTAAGGGAGTGTCGGGTTTATCATCCCTAGTCTTGTTTTTCTGAGGTTTGTACTTGGCTAGGGTGAAGTCGAACGCATTGTTCAGGATGTCTAGCTCAATTGTACTAGCGGTCAACTCTGCTTTTTTCCGATTGATCGCGTTGTCATCCAATCCTAGCGTTAGGTATTTATGCTTGCCACCATACAGCGATCGCGGTAACCGAAGTCGTAACTTTCCCTGAACTGCTTCTACACCGACAGATCCTTTCTTAGCGCGGGATTGGGTAGCAGTCGCTTTACTCACCATGGAACGATCCTCCATAGCCAAAATCATAGGCAGAATCGTCAATCGAGCGACTACAGGATAGCGTTAAGTTAAGAATTCTCAGCTTGTCCTAAAGCTGTATCCTTTATGTAGTAAGCATTTTAGAGCATTTTAGAGCTTATGGGCGGGGCGAGGCTCGAACTCGCATGACCGAAGTCGCTACATTTTGAGTGTAGTGCGTCTACCAATTCCGCCACCCGCCCTTGGGGTAAGCTTTCCTATTATACCGAATCTTGTCCGCTTGGATCAGGGATATCCCCAACTGCTCTCGACTACCTGACTGTGTTAGACTGCACGGTTGGCTCAGGAGGCCAATCATAGCAAGGCCCTCGATCTTGGAATCAGGCAAGCCCTGCACATTCCGCAACTATTTCGAGATGACCTACGAGCCGACATTCTGGCTGAATTTGACTCCTCGCTCCGACGCACCAACCTTGCCCTGCCCAGAGCTAACCTGGCTTTAGAGCCACTGACAGTTCTGAAAAACAGTATCGAGCGCCGATTGCCCTACGTTAGCCTAACCAGTGAAGCCGCCTGCCGAGAAATCCTCATTGCCCCACTTGTCCTTACGTTAATTGATTACACCCAGGCAGGCACACTTGCGTATTGAGTATCCCATCAACCTCAGGCAATCTCCACTACCAGTTCCGCCACCCCCTCTTAGGAGTCGCGTTTCCCGGTTGCCGTAGCCGGTCTCCCTGAATCAAACTGTGATAGGCCGGACTATTGGCCCAGCGATCAATCTCGCGCGCGCGCAAAACCGGAACCGGATGGGTGAGGGAGGTAGTATGGGCTTGCCGCAAGGCTTCACCGATCGGCGTTTGGGTTGCCGCGTCATAGGCCCGTGCCTGAGCCAGGAAGGCATCCACATTCAGTTGGTTCGCCAGACTCGGAGACCCGCCGGTCAGTTTCATCAGCAGGGAAATAATGATTTTGGGATCACGAGTCACCAGCAGGGCGGCGCGATCGCAGGTCAATTCCGCACAGCGTAGCCATTCCATAATTTGAGCTTGCAGGTTTTGGGCGATCGCCCCCCCCAGACTCGGCAACTGGCCAGCAGCCAAAATCATCAAGTTAGCCAGGGTCAGATAAACCCCATGATCACACTTAAGATGTCCTAGTTCGTGGGCCATGACCGCCTGGATTTCGTCAGGATTGAGCAATTCCAGGAGGGAAGTATGGATGACCATAAACGGCTGCTTCCCCCGCATGGCGAAGGTATAGGCATTGGGCACCGGATTTTGGCGCACGTAAAGCTGGGGCGGTTCCAACTCCAGGATGCGACAGGCGTCCAACAATAGCTGGTATAAATCGGGCAACTGCTGTTCGCCGACCAAAATCCCCGACGCGATATTGTCCAGATAGAGGAACTGCTCCGCCATTGGCCCTAAAAAGCTACGAATGACCAGATCCAGCCCCGGCAACTGTTTAAGCGCATTGGTTGCTTCTAAATCCAGAGGATGGCGAAATTGGTTCGCGCTCAAGCCGATTAAGGGGGATTTGACAGAAGACATAGGCAAGTGGGAAACAAGACGCCAAGGGAACCCATATTTATATGTACTGTACTCCATTCCCCAGAAGACTGTCCGACCCGCTGGTTGCAACTGGTAGTGAGGATGACTGCCGGTTAAAGTTGCGTTGTATGTCTATCCATGTCGGATTATTGCATTTCAGTAATCTTTACCAGACCTTTATTTTTGCTCATTAGCGTAGAAATAGTAGATTCACTCGCATACTAACCTCCCTTTCAACCAATACCCCTCTCACGTGATCTTTCCGTGCTGAATTGCTTTTTTTCAAAACCGAGGTAAAAGACATTATGACCTGCTGCCCTTGCTGTTCAAGTTTGATGCTCCGTCGTGTCCGACAGGGGAAAGTGTACTGGTTCTGTCGAACCTGTTGGCAGGAAATGCCTGTACTGACGGTTGAGGGGCAACCCCCTAACTCAACCGTACCTGCTCCCGCACGCCATGCCGTGACACTTAATTCAGTCAAAGAGGGTGATTTGCAACACTTTTTCAATCGCATTGAGAAAAGCAGCTTAACTCGGAAACAACTAGCTCTAGCGCTTTAGAAATCACCTATGTTGAGCGTTGTCCTAACACAGATAGGCAAGCTAACGCTAAAGGGGGATAGGGGATTCCTCTATCCCCAAATTTTTTGGCTCTCCTGAGTTTAGGGTGGGAGCGCTACAGGTCACTACCCTAAACTCAATGTTTCCAATCTTGTGGGCTCTTCTGAGTTTATGGTGGGGGCGCTACGCGCCCCCACCATAAACTCAGCATTTGCGATCGTTTATTTGTAGCTGCTGATACTGCTTACCCCAAAATCCCACAAGAACCATCTTGTGCTGGTAGTTCCTTATGGTCAATCCAAATAAGAACGATACAGTTTTTCACTCCCCTATCACGCTCTGGGAGAGGGGCTGGGGGTGAGGGGGCTGTTTCAGCCTAAATGGCAATGACTATGGCAATGACTATAGTCTGTGGGCAGGCGCCTGTCCTAGTTTCGCCTCCATGCTGCGCAAGTTTCTTTATCTGCCATGTAAGTGGCTGAGTGCAAGCTGGGCCTCGCGGCGCAAATTGGCAGCGATACGAAACAATTCTTGACCTGTGTGTAGGTGCTGATCGTTGTAGTTGAAGGGAAAGGCTTCTAATTCATCAAGGCCATCACCCAGACGATCGAGACAATAGTACAAATGAACGGCAACACCAGCGGCATGTTTGGGATTGGGACACGATCGAAATTGGCGTTGCGCAACCTGCCAATCCCCTCGACAGGATTCCAAATAGCCTTGAAACGCCAGCATTAGATCATCGTCAAAGGGATCAGCCGCTAATTCATCAATTTGGGTACGCAGGGAGGTCAAGATACCCTCAACCAGGCGATCGACGGGACCATACACCTGCTGGAGCCAATCTTGTAGGTATTGAGCACTGGCCTGGTTTTGCTGGCGTTGTTGCTGATGCTGCCGTTGGGCAGTCGCTGTGCGCTGGGATTGGCTCGCCCAAGCTGACCCGTCGCTGGGTTCTGTCCCGTTGGAGTTTCCCAAGCTCTGAAGTTGCCGATCGTAGATCGATCGCTGACGGGGATTGCTTAACACTTCATAAGCCGCATTCACCTGGGTCAGACGGACTGGGTCTGCGGTTTCCCGATTATTATCCGGATGAATACGCCGGACTAATTGACGATAGGCTTGCTTGATCTCTGCCTGAGTCGCGGTGGGGGCGATCGCTAAGACCTCGTAATGGGTTGGGGCTACCATAGCACGACAGATTAGATGTAATACATCAAATTACGTTGGCGTCTGGCATCCCGTTGGGTGGCTAAATCCTGCAAGGTATAGCGCTGGAAAACCGAATCCACCGCCGATTGGGCCTCTTGCCAAACCTCATGAATAATTGTACCCTCAACCGTCTGGCTGGCCTGCTTGGTATCGGCTGCCTGGGAGTCCAGTCCCTCAATACAATTGATCACATCCAGTAGGCTAATTTGCCAAGGATCCCGGGCTAAGGTGTAGCCCCCCTTCGCCCCCCGCTGCGATCGCACAAACCCACCCCGGCGCAGGGTCGCTAGCAATTGCTCTAGATAGCGATCGGGAATGTGCTGTTGGGCAGCAATCTGGCGGATTTGCAGGGGTTCCCCACTCTGATAAGTCCTCGCCAACTCCAACAGCGCCAAGAGCGCGTATTCACTTTTACAAGACAGTTCCACGGCCTGTTCTATCAATGTGCCCCTATCAGTATATCCCGGTTCTCCACTGGGGTATGCAGGTTTAAGATTTATGCCATGAAAAAACCTCCCTCAGGGGTCAGGGAGGTTGCGAATTGAACTCAAAACTAGACACAATCGCTAGCTCTGGTTGGGGTTTAGAACTGGAAGGTGGTGCGCAGCGTGCCCACCCAAACCGTATCGTTGTTACTGTTGTGATTGGGGTTAGTAATCACATAAACACCCGGCGTGATGGCAATAAAGTCATTCACCTGGAACTTGTAGAAGCCCTCAATGTGCAGCGAGGTATCTTCATCTTCAAAGCGGCTACGATCGTTATAGCTGACCTTCGGCGGCATCCCAATCACCAGACCACCCAGGTTCCCTTCCTTACCCAGATCAGGGAAAGCTAGTACGGCTGCCCAAGTCCAGAGATCAGCGTTGCGGCTAGCCCCTGACTGATTGTGGGCATCCCCAAAACCAACCCAGCCGCCAAAGGCAAACTTCGGCGAAATCCGCCAGTTCAGCATACCGTTGTAGGTATTCATCGACGTTGCGCTGCGGCCAAAGGGAGCATTGGCATTCCAACTACCCGTCAGCGCAGACAAACCTGGCAGATCCCCACCGGGGTAGTAGGAGTGGGTGTAGGCAAAGCCCAATTCCAAACTCTCGCTGGGGGCAAACATTAACTGGCCCACAATGGTGTTGTCACCGTTGAACAGGCCGTTCTTATCGGCGGGATTACCCGCATCGCTCGCCAGGTAAGCTGCTGTCAAAGCAACCTTGCGATCTTTACCAAACCAGAAGTTAACCCCAGCCCCCGCATTGGACCCGGTACCGGCACGGTAAACAAACGGGTTGCGATCGGCGAACCGGGAAATCGCATTGATGCCATCCCCATAGATTGGGTTGAACGTGGTCGGCGAGATATCGTCAAAGTCCAAGCCAGCCGTACCAATGGTCACCTGGACGCGATCGCCCATCGGGAACTTGTAGTACAACTGGCCAAGCTGAATGTCGTTGCCATTATCGTAGGCATAGCTCAGCGTTGCCATTGGCGTCCCCGTTGCCCGGAGGAAATCATTGGTATTCCCTGCATCAAGCCGGGTCCACAACAGATCTTCCCCTGTAAAGGTGGTGGCTAAACCTAAACGCAGACGGTTGCTGAAGACAGTATTGTCGTTTACACTGCGACGATTCAGGTCATTGCTTTCAAAACCAAAATCAGCCGCTTGGTCCAAGGGTGGATAAGCTTTTCCATCCCCAAACGCATTACTGAGACCGAAGATGGCTTCCCCCCGTAGCTTGGTGGTGGTGGAGAATTGGGTTGCTTCCAATTGGGCAGTCCGCGCTTCCAAGTTGTCAACCCGACCGCGCAGGGTAGCCAGTTCAGCGGCAAACTCTTCTTGCAGTTTTTGCAGGACCGCCAGATCTTCCTTAGTAGCCAAGTCAGCGGTAGCAGCCGCAATCAATTCATTGACCCGATCCATACAGGCGTTCAGACCAGCGGCAAATTCATACCGGGTGAGCGCTCGCTGACCGCGATAGGTGCCATCGGGATAACCCACAATACAGCCATACTTTTCAACCAGGGACTGCAACGCTTGGAAAGCCCAGTCAGTCGGTTTAACATCCGATAATTGGGTAACCGAGGTAACCTGGCCAATACCTTGCCGGCCCTGACCTTCGCGGCTGTAGGTCCGAACTTGGTCAAGGGTTGAGGTGTCCAGTTGGGCAACCGGCTCAACTCTGGGCTGGGCAACCACAGTATCTGTAGACAGGGTGGGTAAGGCTTGGGCTACTTCCAGAGGAGCAGCCGTTTCAACCGTCGGAACCAGGATTGTCCCTTCGGTAGGAGTTTCGTTGGCCAAGGCCGTCGTCGACAGTGCCAGGCTAGCACCGAGAAGAGCAGGGGCCGCCAGCAGCGAATTTCTTAAAAACTTGGACGTCATCATTTCGTTTCCTCACACCTTAACCGAGACAGCTCCGAGGAAGATACCTATTGAGTATATAACTCCTCTGAGAATCCTGCACCCATCTTAGCCGATTTTTCCCAAAATCTGACATCTGTTTTACAGTAAAGTACTACCGGGACAGCTAGCAGAGGGCTAACCTGAGGGCTTGGCCTGCAGGAACAATAAGCCTTGCTACCACGCAAGAACACGCCTACTGTATGCCAATTACTGGTAATTGCTAACTCTCCAAATACTAGGGCCGCCAGGGCTACTGCAATGCTCGTGCTGCCATGCGTTTGTGTATAGATAGCGCTGCCAGATTCAGGCGATATCAAGATAAAAATGAGTAAACTATTGGAGTACCTTGACGATCGCTTTAGCTTTGTTGAGAAAATTCAAGCTGAGCGACAACAGGCCCAATGTTGGCGATCGCTGCGGGTTCTGGGTCCACCACCGAGTTTAAAGAGGGGGAGTTTCAGGGCTGGGGCTGGGGTCCCCAAGGGGGGCGGTTATGTTGAACCGGTTGATGCAACAGCGTCTTCGCCGGCCAAGCGGTGGTTGTTGAATTTCAGTAGCAATGATTATCTCGGTTTAGCGACCCATCCGGCTCTGATTGCGGCGGCCCAGGACTATGCCCAACGCTATGGTGTCGGGGCAACGGCTTCGCGTCTGGTTACGGGGAATTATGACATTCATGAAGCGTTGGAACAGGCATTAGCCCAAGCCTGTGGCCGGGAGGCGGCCTTGCTTTTTAGTTCTGGCTTCCAGGCTAATGCAACGATCGTGCCTGCTCTGCTGACCCGGCATTCCTTGATTTTGGTCGATCGCCTGAGCCACCACAGTGTGTTACACGGGGCGATCGCCAGCCAGGCGCGGCTCAAACGCTATCGTCACAATGATCTTAATCATCTGGAAAGCTTACTCCAACAGGCGGCCCAACAGTCCTACGATCGCGTTCTAATTGTCACAGAAAGTGTCTTTAGTATGGATGGGGATCGCTCAGATCTGGATGGGTTGGTTCAAGTGGCTGATCGCTATGGTGCGCTTCTTTATATCGATGAGGCCCATGCCTGGGGGATACTCGGACCGGGGGGGATGGGATTAGCGAGGCAGCAACCGCGGGTGGATCTGGTGTTAGGAACTTTTGGCAAAGCCTGGGGCAGCTTTGGGGCGTTTGTGGCCTGCTCCCAAGCCCTGCGGGATTATCTTATTAATATGTGTCCTGGGTTTATCTATACAACCGCCCTGCCCCCGCCGATCGTTGGCAGTTTGCACGCAGCCCTCAATCT
This DNA window, taken from Trichothermofontia sichuanensis B231, encodes the following:
- the bioF gene encoding 8-amino-7-oxononanoate synthase, translating into MSKLLEYLDDRFSFVEKIQAERQQAQCWRSLRVLGPPPSLKRGSFRAGAGVPKGGGYVEPVDATASSPAKRWLLNFSSNDYLGLATHPALIAAAQDYAQRYGVGATASRLVTGNYDIHEALEQALAQACGREAALLFSSGFQANATIVPALLTRHSLILVDRLSHHSVLHGAIASQARLKRYRHNDLNHLESLLQQAAQQSYDRVLIVTESVFSMDGDRSDLDGLVQVADRYGALLYIDEAHAWGILGPGGMGLARQQPRVDLVLGTFGKAWGSFGAFVACSQALRDYLINMCPGFIYTTALPPPIVGSLHAALNLMPQLEPDRRTVLANAATLRTRLQALGYDTGQSDTQIVPIWLGEEERALGLAQWLEAQGILAIAIRPPTVPAGTSRLRLVVTAQHQAQHLNLLLEAIGAWSG